A genomic region of Dehalococcoidales bacterium contains the following coding sequences:
- the rplC gene encoding 50S ribosomal protein L3, protein MTQGIIGKKLGMTQIFRDNGRVEAVTAIEAGPCAVVQVKTMAREGYNALQIGFGQAKRLSSPQRGHLKDLGQFRYLREFKTDDIDGVQVGDKIDVSLFQEGDLVDVTGVSKGKGFAGVVKRHGFAGGPKTHGQSDRHRHPGSIGATTSPGRVLRGTLMAGHMGHQRVTVRKLEVFQTDPERNLLLVKGAVPGASNGLLLIRKSGGRK, encoded by the coding sequence ATGACGCAAGGTATTATTGGTAAAAAACTGGGCATGACCCAGATATTTAGGGACAACGGGAGGGTGGAGGCGGTAACTGCTATTGAGGCCGGCCCGTGTGCTGTAGTGCAGGTTAAGACGATGGCCAGGGAGGGGTATAATGCCCTTCAGATCGGGTTTGGTCAGGCGAAGCGGCTTAGTTCTCCTCAGCGGGGGCACCTCAAGGATTTGGGTCAGTTTCGGTACCTGAGGGAATTTAAGACCGATGATATTGATGGTGTTCAGGTAGGGGATAAGATTGATGTTAGCCTGTTTCAGGAGGGTGACCTGGTTGATGTTACCGGGGTGTCCAAGGGTAAAGGCTTCGCCGGTGTTGTGAAGCGGCATGGCTTTGCCGGCGGGCCGAAGACGCACGGACAGTCGGATCGGCACCGTCATCCGGGTTCTATCGGTGCTACTACTTCTCCGGGCAGGGTTTTGAGAGGGACACTGATGGCCGGTCATATGGGCCATCAGCGGGTTACCGTGCGTAAGCTGGAGGTATTTCAGACTGATCCGGAGCGTAACCTGCTGTTGGTCAAGGGAGCGGTACCTGGTGCTAGCAACGGATTGCTGTTAATAAGAAAGTCAGGCGGAAGGAAGTAA